The sequence below is a genomic window from Ovis canadensis isolate MfBH-ARS-UI-01 breed Bighorn chromosome 1, ARS-UI_OviCan_v2, whole genome shotgun sequence.
ACACCAAGAAAATCCCAACTATAGAGGAATCACCAAGAAATCACATGGACACAAGAGCATCactaaaaataaagctcaaaaaTAAGACCAACCGATCTAAAACAACCTAATCTGTATGTAGAGTCCACGATTTGGGCAACGTTCACAACTGTTTTCCCACTGTGCACAATCTTCCCAAGTACAGTTTCGATTATATCCTACCAAGATACTATGCCTTAATGCTTAATTCCCTGATTTGAAGTTACCTTTCAGACAATTTAGTCAGTAGAAAAGCAATAAGTTACACCAATACATTACTAAGTCAAGATGCCATCTACTCACCTGTGAATGTAATTTTCACGATTGGTAGGTAGATCATAGTTTATAACCAATGACACTTGTTGCACATCAATTCCACGAGCCTGAAATACAGTGATAATGATGTTCAAATTCTGTGTAATATAGgggctcccctagtggctcagcagtaaacatctgcctgcagtgaatgaAGGAGATATGTGTTCAATTCCTGaggtctcctggggaaggaaatggcaacccactcctatattcttgctagggaaatcccatgggcagacaagcctgatgggctacagtcagtgtGATGTAGGCCACAAAATAGTAATGAACTATACTAAGTGGTATAGCTCACTGTGGAGCATGGCCTTCTTTATTCTCCCAAATAGCCTGAAGCTGGTAAAGGCCATTAAAAAAACCTTCCCCCAATAACAAACTTTTGGTGGATTAAAGAGAGCATTACGAGACTTACCAACAAGTCAGTAGTGATCAGAACACGGCTTGACCCTGATCGAAATTCCCTCATGATAACAtctctttctttctggtccaTGTCACCATGCTGCAAAGTAACAAACCTATTAATTCAAGAATCACCAATCAAATCAGTAACTTAAACTTTATCAACATGTATGAGACCAAGCGTCCCTGGCTGCTACTGGAGCATAGCAGACAGGTATAGTAAAGAAACAACTTTATTTTTAGCAGGGGGAACGACAACACAGCACTTAGCAGCTATATTGTAGTCTAAATCCTGCTTTAGTGAAAGTAGAGGCTTCAATTACCATTACTAGGTTAGAATACCTCTTACCAGGGCAGAAACTGTGAAGTCCCTGGCATGCATTTTCTCTGTGAGCCAGTCCACCTTGCGCCTTGTATTGAGGAAAATAACAGCCTGTGTAATTGTCAGTGTCTCGTACAAGTCACAAAGTGTATCCAACTTCCATTCCTACAAGATTTCAAAGAGAAAGTAACAGTCACGAGCTTTCCAGCTTACattatttaaaaactcatttattaGATTGGTCTAAAGACATATTGCACCAAATCTTAAGACAAAGGACACTGGACATTAAGAAAGAGGTCCACCCCAGTCTTTACAATCTAGTGCAGTTTCTCTTCTTCTTGTTTAATACTCTGCTAGCATTATTACAAAAACCAAGGTTATCTTGGTTTCTGTAATTTTAGCACAGTGCTTATACAAGAAGGTAAAAacctaactttttattttaacaatTAGAAAAATTACCTCTCTTTCAACATTAATATAAAACTGCTTGATTCCTTCAAGGGTCAATTCTTCCTTCTTCACCAAAATTCGAATTGGATCTCTCATGAATTTTTTGGTCACTTCCAACACATCCGTTGGcattgtggcagaaagcaacaccACCTTAAAAAGATATGTTGTCACGCGTAGTTAGCACAACTTCCACAACACTcaagggaaaacattttaaagtcaaGCACCTCTGAACATGGAATTATGCCAGACAGAAATAAGTTATGCATCAGTTGCTGTTAAGTAGGGGGAATAACACAGAACACTTCAACTGTGATAGTGCCGGTGTTTAATCTCCAGCAATTTTAGGAGACTGAAACAAAGCTCACCTGAATACTAGTATTTAATttttggaaaatctcatagatttGATCCTTAAACCCTCGGCTCAGCATTTCATCTGCTTCATCCAAAACGAACATTTTGATCCATTTTGGAGCTGTTAAAAAATAAGAGTCATGCCATCATATCTCAATTCTCAGGCATACTATTTGCTTTATTATAGTAAGAACTTTACTCATCAGCAATACTTACAGAGATATCTTCTGTTTAACATATCAAACACTCTCCCTGGTGTTCCAACAACAATATGTGGTGCTTCAGCCTGcagtttttgcatttcatttctaaCATTTGTTCCACCAATGCAGGCATGACAAGTTGCTCCCATATAATCTCCAAGTGCCAGAATTACCTTTTGGATCTGAAAGCCAAAAGCCTTAATTATTATCCTGCAGAGTTACAGGCTTGTGACTAAACTTCGAAAGCATAATGGCAAATATCTGGTCTGCAAATAGCTTTAATGCATGCACAGCACTTAACTACTTCCAAGCTTAAAATGCAGACCAATCTAACTACctcaaaataaactgtgaaaacatcttgtgcctcatCAAACTTTGAATCCTAATGCCCCAGGTTATCAGCTAGGTAGAGAACAAAAATACTTCCTGCACTATCCTTTACTGTGTAGCAAAGTGTAAGTAGTGATAAAAAAAAAGTAGCAGATTTAGCTGAAGTTACTATTTATCCCTGAAGGATACTGCAACTTAATAATCTTAGCCTTAATAAAGCCTACAAGTATATTAGCAAGGCTTTACTTCAAAGCCAATAGAGCAGTGAGCTTTGAAAACACAGCATGCAACAGATGTATCACAAACTACTGAGACTGTCAAAGGAGAACATGTCACTGCAGTTTTCATGTTGCACAACTGCATTCAAACGTAAAAATGAAAACGGGTCTAGTCCACTCTGAACAGAAATCTTCAGTTTCTCAATCTGTTACACAACCCTGCAAACCATTACCTGTACACCCAGTTCCTGTCTAGCTTTCAACAAAACTCCCTGCATGCATGGACAGTCAAAAGGAGGGCTCTATAGGACAAATTTATACTAAGCTTTAAATTCTCACAGTTGTGAAACCTGAAACCTATGCAACACGCAAGCAGTTTTTTTTCATCTACACTATCAATACCTGTTGAGCCAGTTCTCTGGTGGGGGCCAATACTAGTGCTTGGGTCTCCTTGAACTCAATCTCCAACTGTTGCAGGATGGAAATAGCAAATGTGGCTGTCTTGCCAGTACCTGACTGAGCTTGAGCAATCACATCATACCCTAAAAAAAGTAGGATACATATTTACCGATCCCACATCAAACCGTTACTTCTAGTTCACACCATGTATTCCATTTGGAACATGAATTATGCCCAAACAATAAAAGTGATCAGCAATGAGTATTCTCTTCATTTCAGGTCAGTCCCGAAAGATGATTGCCATCATTTCACTTTAAGGAATACAAATAAGTGCTAGTTTCCCAAAAGGTAATTTTCCCATATTAGAGGGGAAAAGATCCAGGTCTATGTTGGACAGTTAACTCATTTTTAAGAAGCGTCAACACGTTCTTTTACCTTTAATACATGGAATAATAGCTCTCTGCTGAATAGCTGATGGCTTCTCAAAACCATAAGCATAGATGCCCCGAAGAAGAGACTCCTTTAAGTTCATATCATCAAAGTTATCAACAATCTCATTCCAGTTGctctgaaagttaaaaaaaaaataaaggaataaatgggATGAACCAACCCACCTTTCCAACGTTCCAAATTCCACATCTATTTCTTACCTCGATGACACCATCGGGGTCCATTCCCTCTGGGCCGCCATGTTCTCTGCTGACAAAAATAACTGCAGTTAGAGAACATCCCTTCCCCATAACTGCACATTCAGAGGGATAAAAGCCCTTTTATAACCAGTCTGACCCGGTCGCCCTCCCCGGCACGTGTAAACTTTCCAAACGAGAGAAGATGGTGCCGTAGGGCACAAGGCGTACTGCGCGCCCACTCAAAGGTTAGGGACCAGGGACGCCCGGAAACCCTACGGACGCAGGCCCTGCCCCCCAGTCCCGAGCGCCGGGCGCTCCCCTCTCCGCCACGGACCATCTCGCGAGAGCTCCACGCGCCGAGCTCCGCCCCTAACACTGCGCAAGCCGGGTGATTGACGCGGGCCGAGGCCCGGCAAGGCCTTGCCAACGGTTCGCCGGGAACGTGTGGCCGACCCGGCCCGGCCTCTAGCCGCCGCCGTCCTACCCCTACCCAAACCTATCGTCTAGCGCTCCCAAACCGCGCGGCTGGCCGCGAATAAAGCTTAGGGGCCCAGTTACACTGTACCGACTGCGGACTGCGCCACGGCTTCCACTAAACGCCGGGCTCCGCAGAGGCAGAGGAAACGGCCGCGATTTCAAGGCGTACTTGGGAACAGACACTCTTTTACCACCCAGTTTTCATACTTACCCCACAACCTAGGCCCTACCCACCATGGAAGCTTCTCGAAGGACACTAGGGTACTGTATCCCAAGGCAATGCCTAAAACCCAGAATTCCCTGCCTCCTGACCACCTATTACAGTCTCCACCGGCGCCTTAGGACCTATACCACAGAGCACCACCGAGGAAGCGCCATACCTGTTATAATCCGCGGAGCCACCAGACATGATCCGAAAAACCACTCAGTGCCGGACTGAAAAGACAGCCGGGCCGCGCCACCCGTTTTTTATAGGCTCGCGGCCGGAACCCGTTTTCTGCGGAGGAATTTTCCTTCGCGCTTTGCAACCACAAAATTGAGACCCTAAAGTGCTTATCTCAGAAAATATTCTAAGCAAATCGGTGTTAAAGCCCAAATTAGGTTATTTGCCGATATTACAGGGCTGCTGAGAATCCCAGGACCCTGGGGAAGGTTGGAACTCTTTGCTCTGCAGCGGAAGAATATTGCAGCAAACGGTGGGACGACCGCGTTCCCGGCCCGCCCTGTTCCTACGGGGTTTCCGCATCCCCGAAGCAGAGGCAGCTGGGGCGCTGGACAGGACCGAGAGACGGAAACCTGGGGCGCCCAGGGCTCTGGGCTCCCCCGGCTTCCCCTCCGGTTAGTGGGGCCAAGCTCGCCAATCCCGCGGCGCTCCGTGCCGGAGGGGCAGGCAAGTCTATACGCTGCACTGGAGGGGACTC
It includes:
- the EIF4A2 gene encoding eukaryotic initiation factor 4A-II isoform X1 is translated as MSGGSADYNSREHGGPEGMDPDGVIESNWNEIVDNFDDMNLKESLLRGIYAYGFEKPSAIQQRAIIPCIKGYDVIAQAQSGTGKTATFAISILQQLEIEFKETQALVLAPTRELAQQIQKVILALGDYMGATCHACIGGTNVRNEMQKLQAEAPHIVVGTPGRVFDMLNRRYLSPKWIKMFVLDEADEMLSRGFKDQIYEIFQKLNTSIQVVLLSATMPTDVLEVTKKFMRDPIRILVKKEELTLEGIKQFYINVEREEWKLDTLCDLYETLTITQAVIFLNTRRKVDWLTEKMHARDFTVSALHGDMDQKERDVIMREFRSGSSRVLITTDLLARGIDVQQVSLVINYDLPTNRENYIHRIGRGGRFGRKGVAINFVTEEDKRILRDIETFYNTTVEEMPMNVADLI
- the EIF4A2 gene encoding eukaryotic initiation factor 4A-II isoform X2 — encoded protein: MSGGSADYNREHGGPEGMDPDGVIESNWNEIVDNFDDMNLKESLLRGIYAYGFEKPSAIQQRAIIPCIKGYDVIAQAQSGTGKTATFAISILQQLEIEFKETQALVLAPTRELAQQIQKVILALGDYMGATCHACIGGTNVRNEMQKLQAEAPHIVVGTPGRVFDMLNRRYLSPKWIKMFVLDEADEMLSRGFKDQIYEIFQKLNTSIQVVLLSATMPTDVLEVTKKFMRDPIRILVKKEELTLEGIKQFYINVEREEWKLDTLCDLYETLTITQAVIFLNTRRKVDWLTEKMHARDFTVSALHGDMDQKERDVIMREFRSGSSRVLITTDLLARGIDVQQVSLVINYDLPTNRENYIHRIGRGGRFGRKGVAINFVTEEDKRILRDIETFYNTTVEEMPMNVADLI